Within the Microbacterium terricola genome, the region GAGCGTCATCTGGGCGATGAGCTCGTCGACGCGGGTCATCCCTTCACCGCCCCGGTGAGGCCGCCGACGATGCGCTTCTCTGCCATCAGGAAGAACACCAGTGCCGGGATCATCGCCAGCGACGTGTAGGCGAGCACGGCGCCGGTGTCCTGCGAGTACTGGGTCGAGAACTGGGTGACCCCGAGCGGCAGCGGCCAGAGCTCCTGCGGCAGCGACCCGGTGCTGATCACGAGCAGCGGCAGCAGGTAGCCGTTCCAGCTCGCCACGAACGCGAGGATGCCCACGGTCACCAGACCGGGTTTCGACAGCGGCAGCAGGATGCGCCAGAAGAACTGCATCCTGGTCGCGCCGTCGATGGTCGCGGCTTCCTCGAGCTCGTCGGGGATGGCCCGCAGGAACGGCACCAGGATGATGATCGTGGTGGGCAGGGCGAAGGCGATTCCGGGGATGATCACGCCGAGATACGTGCCGTGCAGCCCGAGGGTGCGCAGCAGGAGGGTGAGCGGCAGCGCCGCGACCGTGAGAGGG harbors:
- a CDS encoding carbohydrate ABC transporter permease, producing MTATATLVTSRSAPPPASPAGRRFDWGQPFVYLIALVIAAIAIGPVLYVFIGGFRTTADLNANPAGLPDPWTFQNWSAVLSAPRFWGNVFASMVLATATTAGVVIAGIMAAFVLARYDFRGRQGLYTLFAAGLMFPLTVAALPLTLLLRTLGLHGTYLGVIIPGIAFALPTTIIILVPFLRAIPDELEEAATIDGATRMQFFWRILLPLSKPGLVTVGILAFVASWNGYLLPLLVISTGSLPQELWPLPLGVTQFSTQYSQDTGAVLAYTSLAMIPALVFFLMAEKRIVGGLTGAVKG